The following is a genomic window from Carassius carassius chromosome 24, fCarCar2.1, whole genome shotgun sequence.
GAGGCTAAcataaagtcatttttatttaatcattttatatcGATTATGGGGTAAATATCTGTGTGTTATGTCAGGTCCCATCATGCAGTAAAATATTACTATCGTGcagacaaaacagaaataaagagaGAGCGCCCCCTGGAGGCAAGGGTGTCGAGACGAACGCATTGCATTGCGCTATACAGACGGCCATGTAGTGTTTTGTTCTTCACATTTGGACAACTGTAGTGTATCATCCGGGTATTCTATGCACGCAGACAGTTTTAATAACGTGGACATGATAATACATGATGGGCACCGaggtttgtttattaagcgtgacATGGACCCACTGTGTGCGCGCTGGTCGGCGGAGTCGTGTtcgctcagttcattttcaccaaaaAACATAGAGCAGGAAAGTAAACCAAGATAATCGAGATTGTGAGTGCACGTTTCAAATCCTGTAATGCCTTTCTCAGCCCGTTTACCCACACAGTCAAGCTGCAGCAGAAGTCGACGGCGTTCTTCGTTTAATCTGGATGTGTGTCAACGTACAGAGTGTGGGATGCAGAGGTCATTCAGCCCTGTTGATCCGCGTTTATTCAGAATAAATACAGTATCATGCTCATGTGTTGTATAGTGTCACTTCTTTTAGTCAAGCATCCCACGGGTTCTTTTGCTATCTTAAATATTTGTATTCGCATTTAAGTATTGTTTTATCGATTTACACTTTATAGCAAAACAATCATTGCAgacttaaaaaaagtatatatatatatatatatatatatgtgtgtgtgtgtttgtggggggggggggtcgtgtttttgtgacatatcaggacacaactctgtataatgacatgggtatgacacaggtattacaaggagagggtgactcatGTCCccattttcaaaacgcttataaaccatacagaatgagtttttttgagaaggtaaaaatgcacaaagtcagCAGTCTTGGCACCAGTAAATATTGTTTTCATAAAGCCATGAACCAGATCAACCAGTCCAGCTAGGAGGTAAATTACAGCTTTACACACTTcgatattaagaaaaaaataaaatggaaaaatagaCAAGAAAATGAAACTTTGTAacgtgcatttatttgatatgcaTACATGAAGGGATGCCATGAAGCACTGCAAATGACATaagataattcaaataaaatgatgCATAGATATAATTGTTGATTTAAAGATGTTGATTGTTTATAAAAAGAGAATCATTTTACGTTTATTACAAAATATGCATATGCACAAAATTTGAGTGTAGCAAGGAGCTTATTTGGTGGAGATTTTCTTTGCAGAGGATCAAGGGTGATTGTAATTTTTCACAAGTCACtttactcaaatcaaatatgGCTTATGACTGTACATAGCATCCCATAGGAAAATACACTATGCGTCATCTACATTTAAAAGTTCTGCTATAATGACCAAATAAAGACCAAGGGCTGCAATACAGAAACTTGAATTATTTCATCAATTACCCTCTCATTACTCCAAACACTAAGAAACACACATTGTGTTTTAATGCTTTTTGTGTCTTAATGTTTAATTGTGTTTCGGTGGCTATATTTACCTTCTGACTTCGACAGAGTGCACACAATGAAACAATCAGTGCGTGATGATTAAAGACCTGCCTCATTGCTGGAATGTGTTGTGTCAGAAATAAGTGACAGCACGACTCTTCAATCCTCAGACTATAACAGTTTGAGACGGGGAACAGATTCAGTGCTCTCAAATAGGCTACAGGAATCATGAAGGAATCCAGTGGGACCGTCAGTTTCACTCTGGAGATATATTAAGGTGCTTATAATTTCTGTTTCTGACATTTGGAAATACCTCAGTGCAGAGAAGAAACCCTGACCTCATCGAACCACACAATCAACACATAGCACAAGGGCCCTTGGTCAGCATCATTTAGTCTGTGGATATAcagtaaactttttttcttttaaggttaatgttaaaaaacactcCAGACTGCACCTGTGCTTCGTCTCTGTCATTGCcacatttttgtttgtgtgtgtgtgtacttaaagTGGCTGTTTGTGTCATGTGATTTCCTTGCAGGGTTTAGATTATGGGGTGTTATCAGTTTTGAGGCAACGCCCCCTGTGTGCCAGGGCTATAAAAGCGTGTGTCAGACAAGAAACGTTTTCTTCTGTGTTTGACACTACGCCTGGAAGCGAAAAAGGTATGCTTACATGCTAGTTGTATGCAAAGAGTTATTATTAGACTTACCCTTATCTGTTTACTTGTGTCATGCAGTGGACGTTTTTGAGGTCAGCATTATATGATAAAAGTCTGGCTTCACTATGACCATTTATTGTGGATGTTTTTGCATGCTTGTCTTTTGCATTAGCTGCTAAATTGACATTTTGATCACTAAATACCTGGTTCTCGTGGTTGACTGTTGTAGAACTTCTTGAATGGCTTGTTTAGAAATTCCCTGGGAGAATTTGGTCAActtaaaattagttttaaaagCTGTACAATCCTTCTCTTATGGAGCCTTGTAAATATGAGGGATCTGATTACCGTTTGGGAGGCGTGAGATGGGGGTAGGGTAGATCACAAGTACATCCAGTGTACTCGGGGTATGTGGTCCACTGTATTTTTGGAATAGAGACGAGGAGGGACTCGACCTTCACAGTGACAAATCACGTCAACACAGTCAGAATTTTAGTTTAGTAAAACCCTATGTTAAAACTGTTTATAAATATACAGAAACCAGTCTATCACATTAATTATAATACAAAAACcttttataaaaaacattacagtacataACCATGATTTTGATTAAACCATTTTTCTATAATAAATTGGTTATTACAAAATGATAACTCGAATATGTaggttgttttacatttttacctGTGATATATCACACCCATGCTCTTCTGCCTCAGTGGATTACTTCAAGCTAATATCGTTTTCTCCTTCACTGGTGAGAGACTTCAGCGTCTGCCTTCTTCTCGGCCGTGAATCAGCACAGCATTGAGGAGAGGGGAGGGAATAATTAGTCATGCCACTGAGCCGCTggatctgattggttgtttctgtgtttgtgtttctgaaGATGCCAGAGTTTGAGAAGAGCACCGTTCACATCAGAGACCCTGAGAGGGTGGAGCAGATTATCTGCAGTCTCATTAAAGGTGGAGCATCCAAACTGCAGGTACAAACACTGGCTTCATTAGGCCATCCGTCTATCACACAATACTCTCACATTACTAGTGTTATGCACTGAATGTAAACACAGTCATTAGTAGTTGCTTGATAAATCAGTCTGTGACTAGTGTCTAAAGACCCATGGTGTCCACCTTGGCTCTGTTGACTGTCCTCCTGTTCTTCAGATCATCACAGATTTTGATATGACGTTAAGCAAGTTTGCTGTCAATGGAAAACGCTGCCCAACATGTCATAGTGAGTAAAAAACAGCCCCCTTTTGTCATCTTTTTATTTTGCAACAAAGAGCACAACATCTGCAAGCATTAAGTCAATAAACAAAATATTCTCAAAGGTTTACAATACATGAACTAAaatgatattatttattaaaagtattacacaattacatttctatatatatatatatatatatatatatatatatatattcaaatatatgtcAACATTTTTCCAGATAAAAACAGGCTACTCATTTATGGATGAAAAAAATCAACCTGTTCtggatataaaattaaaaaaatattaaaataagtctTTGAGATCCAGTAATCTGTTTGCTTTTATAGATGTCATTGACAACTGCAAGCTGGTGACAGAAGAATGTAGGAAGAAGGTATGTGACTTTCTTCATCTTTTCTTCAACAAAACATGAGCGTTTAAAACTTTACATGAAGTTTTATGAAGTAGATTTACCacctaaaaatgttgttttttcagCTGCTCCAACTAAAGGATACGTATTATCCAATAGAGATAGACCCTCATCTGACCATAGAGGAGAAATATCCATTTATGGTGGAGTGGTGAGTGACCACACATGAAATGATCTTTCAGAAGGCTTTGTTAAATAAATGTGGTCTTTTATCCTCAGGTATTTTAAGTCGCACACATTATTGGTAGAACAGAGATTGCAGAAGGACAAACTTCCAGAGATCGTGAGAGAGTCAGATGCCTGTCTGAGGTACAAACATTTCCACTCACATCAAGAGGCTTGCGCAGCTTTCACTCTGAATGCCAAATAAACTTGCTTAAGAATTGCAGCAGCTGTGGTATCATTTTGCAAAAACACTACACCAACAGCAGTTACTCTCTCAAAGATGTTGCCAGATCTGATGTTTAGCATGTGTTTGGTCGCGTGTGACAGGGAAGGGTACGAGCAGTTCTTTGACCGGCTGCACCAGTACAGCGTTCCTATGTTCATTTTTTCTGCCGGTCTGGGAGATGTGCTGGAGGAAATTATCAGACAAGCTGGCGTCTACCACACCAATGTCAAAGTTGTGTCCAACTTCATGGACTTTGATGCCAATGTGAGTCTCAATGCCTTCATAAATATCACCAGTTTCTATAACTCTCAAACACTGCTTATATTGAGCTCAGTTGTAATCAGGATCTTCTGTATCGTCTTGTAGGGCGTTCTGAAAGGCTTTAAAGGAGAGCTGATCCATGTTTACAACAAGCATGACAGTGCCCTGAGGAACACAGAGTATTTCAAAGAACTGAAGCACAATGGAAACGTTATTCTGCTGGGAGACTCTCTCGGTGATCTCAACATGGCAGATGGTGTGCCCAACGTAGAGAACATCCTCAAAATCGGCTTTCTTAATGACAAGGTACTGTTTTCTTTTCTGGTTGCCTGAAACAGGGCCGTTGTTTCACTGATTTCACTGATAAGGTTTTGATGTATTTCACAGGTGGAAGAGCGGTTAGAAAATTACATGGACTCTTACGATATAGTTCTGGTGAAGGATGAAACACTTGAAGTGCCTAATTCCATCCTACAGAAGATCTTATAATAGACACCGCAGAGCCTGATGGGAAAAGACTCAAATTCCAGGATATTCACTTGGATAACTGAGGCCAGCCTTCGTCTGTCGACATGTCTCACATGCTCACACAAGCCATACTTCACCCTTTGACCTTTTTAAAGTTGTGTCCTCGCAACATATcgaactattaaaaataaacacatacatcTGGAATCTCAGTGTAAACTAATATTGAAGGAAAAATATGTTATTTGCATATtggtaaaattattatttgtagtATTTTTGATATGGAAATTCAGTGTTTGCAATAAAAGTTGGGACAGTGAACAATACAAAGCCCAACTGACTTTCAACAATCATAttcatcatcattcataaaatgatGTGCACTTATAAAGTTTGAAGAGCTGTAAAAGTTCTCATGGATGATTGCTTGCACAGATCAAAATGAAAGCAATACTGTTAATTGCTCCAAAAGCCATGACGTTTCATGTATTATGAGCTTTGTCCTGTGAGGATGTGTAAGCATAATTGATCAACCTTTCGGTGTTAACATTTGCACAACTTTCTGATCACCTGTGAGGTAGGCAATACAGGTTTTTTTCTTTAGATTGTTTGATTCTATGAAATTATGTGTGGATAAAAAAAGAGCTGGCAATATCTGTTACTATTCTACTTTTCTTAAAGAAAAAGGCTAAACACATTTTGTAAAAAGTTGGGGAAAAAAAGagtatttgtgtttgtatttgataactataaccagtgttggggaaagtcactttaaaaaaaagtaaagcatTGCAATATTATGTTGCTCAGTTAATTGTTATGAAAAATAATGCTTTAGTACTTTTGAGTAACTTTATGCCAGCTGCGACAGGAGTAGTGTCagtgaataaatgggaaaacaaaagtAACATGAgtttcttatttgaaaaagttcctctgatattttcttaaaaatggaaaagtaatacattactttactagttacttgaaaaaaagtaatttgattacgttacttgcattacttgtaatgtgttacacCGAACACTGACCATAACAGTAACATATTTGTTCAATGTGACAATTTGTTCAGATTACATATCCCATTAGGCAGTGACAAATGGGTGTTTTTTTATGTTGACTTACTGAATTGATTTGTCCCAGAAAATAAAGCAAGTCTTATGCTTAGTGAAGGAAGTCTTAGGCTTTAGTGTGTTCCACTCAAATTGTGTGAAATGCTGAACATGAAAATTTATTCCCAAGTGGCTTTTTTCCCTTTTTCCTGCAGTTCTTGTCTGTAGTTGCAGTGCTAGTTGTGACCTGCCTTTGAACCTCAGACCATTAAACAAGCAAAATGACATGCAACTACTGTCAGCACTACTATATCTACAGGTTCTGACAATTAAACACAGCATTTATGCTAAACAAAAGAATTTATTATTTTGAAGTTTCTTTCATGTCCTCCTCCATCCACCCATTCAAAACTGACTCAATGGCCATAAGTGACAGACACTTGAGaccatgggcgtaggtttggtctcagctttggtggggacaccccccccccccccccccctcagtgTTCCAAACTGTTGGCAATACAGAATATCACAATACAGAAGTAAATCTACTTCATCTGATTATATTGTATCCTTACCCCGATATACCATCCTGTATACTGTCCCTAAAGAGCTAGTATAACTGTATAATCTAAAAATgcactctcaaaaaataaaaataaaaccttagactgtgtaatgctgaacaaccaaacgttttattaacataaattcTGTACATTATTAGTATTTACACTAACAAAGAAATACTCTGCCACAAGGAAacaaatctaattaaataaatataaacatttttttattataaacactATTTACCCTCCGGTACACTCACGTTAATACCTAGGAATGTGAAATGCTGAACAACCATACGgtttattaacaaacaaaaaaaaaacactgttgcaAGAGGTAGACTTTGAGAACTTTTGAAGCataataaactaaaaacaaagcATAAAAAACTTCTTTATTCTACTATTTGGCACTCAAAATTATAACTCCATTATGGATACTTTACACATTTTACTGCATTTTCTTGTTTCTATCCTTTTATCTAAACTTTCCAAACAGATGCCTACGTCTGTCATTTACAGATACAAACTGTTGGCCTACATCGTTAAGGTCGACTTTGTCAAGGGCCTCTTGATGTACATGACATACAGTTACATTATTAAGGCGCTGCTGAGACATAGTAGATCGTAACCAGGTTTTCAGTCTCGTCAGTGCACTAAAGCTTCGTTCAGCTTCAGCTGAGGCCACAGGGATGACCAACAACAACCTAACAAGCTTCTCAACCTCATCAAATAAGCCTCTCACCTCACTTGGCATTGCTTTCAGAATGCATGCAGCTTCATCACTTGATGTGATTGTATGCTTTGAAAGAAACATTGTTAGCTGAACCTTCAAAATATCCATGTTTATTTCTGGATACTGTACAATCACATCATCCATCTGCCCAGTGAGGAGAACATTCTCGATCTGTTTCAGTTTCTGTAACTCTGGTTGGTTAAAACGTTCCTTAAACTGAATGCCCAAACTGTCCAACACCTTGAAAAATTCTATTCTATAGTATTCCTCTGGTGTTTTTGGCTTATGCTGACTTGCCCCGCCAGTGAATCTTTTGGGGGGATTTCTCTGATGAGGGAGTTGAATCGGTTCAATTCCCATGGAGTCTACCATTGACACTGCCTTCTCAAACACTTTTGCAAACTTTTCCTCACTCCTTTTTTCTTGAAGAGTTAAACTAACATAGTCAACAGCAGCTTGCATGCCTTTAATTGTTTGGGACTGTTTTTGCAAAGATTTGTTTAAGCACTCAAGCTCTCCCAGCACCTCTGATGCTACCAGCAGTACCAGAACAGTATTACCCTTCTGGAAGCGATCTAGGAGACCATTGGCTCTAGTGCCATTTTGAGAACCAACAGAGGACATTTCCTCCAAACTACACAACACAGCTTCATACTGGCTAAGAACTGTATCAACAGCTTGACCACGCACTGTCCACCTAGTTGGACACAGAGGTTTAACTGTTTTGGTAGGCCCCTCAGATGTTAGATGGCTAGCCAATACCCCTTTGAATTTCCCTGATTGGTTGCTCAGAGTTCCAAGCTCATGGACCCACTGCAATGTGTCACGTAGTAAGGTAGAGGCACTGCAAGCACTCTGTGTTATTAGATTAACACAATGTGCACCACAATGCACATACAAAGCCAATGGCTGTTCTCTCTTCAACACTGCCTGTGCTCCTGAGAATTTCCCTGCCATATTGGCTGCTCCATCGTAAATCTGACCTTGCAAGCCAGAGATTGGAATATTCAATCTCAGGAGCACATCAATAGCTAGCTTAGCCATCTGCTCACCAGTTGTCCCTAGCACCTCATATAATCCCACAAAGACTTCCTGCGGCACAAGGTCTTGATCCACATATCTGAGACATATGGAAACCTGCTCTTTCCCCTGTATATCCTGTGTACCATCCATTATGATTGAAAACTGTAGCACAGACAAGGACCTGATTGTTGAGGCAATTTCCCTCACAATTGTGTTGGCAAATAAAGCTAAGTACTCATTTTGGCACTGTGGACTGATATAATCATGGCAACGTTTGAGCCAAGAGGATAAAATAGGGTCCTTGGTTGCAAGGAATTTCACAAGATGGTAAAAATTACCCTCATTAAACTCATGTCCTCGAAAGGCAACTCCCTGCCTTGCTAGATATCTCAAAGAGCCCTTATTTTGATCGAGACAGTACCTCGCCTCCTCCTGTAATCTAGCCATTGAACTGGATATTTGTGTGTGCACTGGAGTTTGCTCCAGTGTATTGACAGTAATGGCATGATGGTGGGCTTTGCTTTTCTTGTGGCGATTAAAGCATTCTACGGCATGTTTCCAATTGTTAAACCCATTAGAGCAAAAGGCAGGGTCATTTCTTTTCTCTAGAGTGGTCTTTTTGATGGTGTATGCTTTtacacactcaaaacaaagaacTTTCTCTAATGTAGGACTGTAATGCAGCCATGGATATTGACTAAACCACTTTGCCTGAAACCTTAACTTCTTGTTTCGAAGTTGCTGTACTTTTATGAATTTTCGATCAGACTGGTATGGCTTACTTCCCAAGTCAAGGACACTGCTACACTGACTTGCTTGAGGATTGCTGTTTCTCTCACTGACTGTCTCCTGAAGAGCAAACAAAACTTACCCTGGTTTTTATCCACACTGATATCCTTTTATACTAATACCAATTCACTTCATTTTCACATAATAAAACAGGTagactttatttatatttaataatttgctATTAATCAATAGTAGTATATCTCATCACAGAATCACTTTAAGACCTTCTCTTTAAGACGATCTATCACTTTAAGACCTCACCTGAAGCCCTGAAGGTCCAGCTACTTCTTCCTCAACATGCTCTATGACATCTTCACAAGATGTCTGAGTTTCCTATATATGTacagtaattaaataaatgaactaatGAATCAAATACACACCTATCAGTATGCATTCAACGCATCATGTTTATATTTCAGAGCAATTTAAATATGAAGGGGACatggttttaaaaacttttaacatGCATGATTTCCTTTAATCACGCTTTAATAATTCATAGTTCATAAAGACCTCACCTTAAGCCCTGAAGGTCCAGCTACTTCTTCCTCAACATGCTCTATGACATCTTCACAAGATGTCTGAGTTTCCTATGTGTAATTAAATACTGAACTAATGAATCAAATACACACGTATCAGTATGCATTCAACGCATCATGTTTATATTTCAGagccatttttaaatatgaagGGGACATggttttgtggattaatgtgttgAAATGTATGTTAATCTATGTGTTAGTTTGTCTGTTTGAGACTAGCAGTAAACTAGATCAACATTAGAATAAAATACAGATCATATTctaacattttattattgttaaactaTATAACATTGATTAGTGACTGGTCAGTCACTACTGCTAGTTTATTTGTGTGGCTAGCTAGTTATTTTGCCTGCTTACACTCGgactctgctttatgaaaaagcttcttatgtccctttttttcttcttgggtggcatctacaaagtacaaaaaggggcaaaaaaattgaatattaaaatgtttttactctggcctttgtatgtggcaGAGAGACAGCCCTGGTAACTTACCGTCGTCGTCGTCAACATGCgcgcgcatacacacacacaccagccgcTCGCTGCTAGAGCAAAcacaaaagtagtcccggcccGACTTAACACAGTTTGTAAAAATGAATTCTCTGCCTCAGAGTTTCTcagaaaaacaagcaaacaaaaactttatGCAGTGTACACTTTGGAAAATGTCAGTTGTAGATTTGAGTTAATCATTTAGAGCAGGGGTTttaaactcaattcctggagggctggaGCCCTAGAGTTTAGATTCAATCCTGCTCCAAAAAACACACACCATGTAGTTCTCAAATAACCCTGAAGGACTTGATGAGTTGGATCAGGAGTGTTTAATTAGGGCTTTATCTTAACTCTGCGGGGCTCCAgacctccaggaattgagtttgacacccctgagtTAAAGTACATCCCTTCCATCGTGCTGTACATCTGGTTCTGCAGATAGTCTGCTGGAACCAGGAAACGTGCTTCAGCCAATGCTTCAGTGCTTctactgaaatattttatatgCTACCATGATAAAACTGTGTGAGATGATGAGACAGAGGAGCACTGGTAGGCACTCTTTGAGCTCTTTCAAACTTATTTATGacaataaacagttttttttatgattCCCAATAACTATTACGTGATTTTATACTGCAGAATAGTGACTATTTTTTTGTCATCATTGacaaaaggcagttcatcatcgaATTCAgtcatgtcatctctgttcagtttaaatagtgtctgtgcatttatttgcaatcaagtcaatgatatcgcagtagataaagtgaccccaactaagcaagccagaggcaacagcggcaaggaaccgaaactccatcgatgacagaatggagaaaaaactttgggagaaaccaggctcagttggggggcaagttctcctctgaccagacgaaaccagtagttcaattccaggctgcagcaaagtcagattgtgcagaagaatcatctgtttcctgtggtcttgtcccggtgatcatctgagacaaggtctttacaggggatctgtatctggggctctagttgtcctggtctccgctgtctttcaggaatgtagaggtcctttctaggtgctgatccaccatctggtctggatacgtactggatccgggtgactgcagtgaccctctgatctggatacagactggatctggtggctacggtgacctcggaataagagagaaacagactaatattagcgtagatgcctttcttctaatgatgtagcaagtacatcgggatttggatattaaaagcatattagtatgttatgtgtaagccaggttaaagagatgggtctttaatctagatttaaactgcaagagttaaaaaaaatgtttcgaGTTCTGATATTTGGGTTAGTTTTGGTACTCAGATCTGGCAACCCTGCTGTGTGCACTCGCGCACCATCAGTGACATGTAAGTGTAGAAGGAAGGGCACAGAAAGTTGAAGCGAGCCATTATTGCACTAGAGTGGGTTGAAGAAGTCAGACCTTGATAGGGTGGTACTATGCACAGACTCTTTAGCGGTCATTAAAAGTATTCAGTCAATGACATCAGTAAGAAAAGATCTACTAATATaacttttttcagtttatttagaTTACATCGAGGTGGCATAGATGCACAGTTTGGCTGGGAGCCAGCACATGAGGGGGTTAAAGGGAACGAGAAAGCAGACAAACTGGCTAAAGATGCGCTGCTAACAGTAATAATAGTTACAATTCCACTAGGAAAAGGTGAAGGTAAAGCAGTAGTTAAGAAGAAAGGACTTGAAATATGGCAGAAATGGTGGAAGGAAGACAGGAAAGGTAGGAGatattataatatacaaaaaactGTCAGTATGAAGAATTACATGGAAAAGACCAAGAGAGAGGAAATTTTCATGACAAGATTGAGAGTGGATCACACAGGGCTGAATGGCACATTATTTTTATTGGGGGAAAAGAAATAGTGATAACTGTCAAAACTGTGGGATTAAATAAACTGTTGAACatgtaatatactgtacattGAATGAGGTGGAAAGACGGGTGTTTAAAGATAAGGTTTAGGAGACAGGGCGGGAGTGGAATCTGTTAGGGATACTGGGActagaaggagagagagaggaaataagAATCAACAGGAGGGCACTATTTaaattttgaaaagactcagtgTTGTGGAATAGAATCtaaaattgtaaaatgagatgatTGTACGTTGGTTGCAGTCCTAAGGTTAAataagagaagaagaagaagaaaattcaAGTTGAAGTAGAAAGGAAGACCGCATAATCTCGCTTTAGAATTGGACACACTGCACTTaatcaatctttatttataaTAGGTAAACAtgagtctggactttgtgttaaatgtgaaagatatgacaacgaaagattacagcttacagaagcacttaatatagaaataaatgtgaTCTCACTtcataaattgttaaataaagatgtggaaatacaaatgtttcacagattaatTAAGTATCTCAAAGATACAGAGGTAATAAACAGGATTTAAAGAATTACTACtacgtttattattttattactattagtTTTCATTAccgtcaatgctccacactccaTCCTCGTAGGTGGCGGTAAATACACCTAAAGCTGGTTTGCTAACCGCCATAAAAcgtcaaagaagaagaagaagaagaaagttgAAGCGGAACGCGGCTGCCGCTGCTTCAAAACTGTTCTCAGTTCAAGCGAGCTTTTCAGTCCCTtgaaaaattcattttaaaccaCCGTTTCGTTCACGAATCTAACATCAGTCAGAGGAGACGCAGGGAGAAAGAAAGCCTGCCGATGAGTGTGAGGGGACTGTTTTTACGTTTTGGCTAATTGGTGTTACTTTGTTAGCTGCCTCATTTCTTACTAAATATCTGTTTAGGTTCATGACTATTTCGCGTAAAATATTATGAGTCGGCGTTAGCAACCTATTTAGTGGACAGAACCGTTACATATTTGTCCCTATAACGTTAATTTAGCTGATGTGTGGAACCAGCGAAGCTCTCTAACGTTAACGTGACCTTTCTAAGCGGCGATAACTTAAGGGTGACGTCTTTACAACTATAACGTGAGCATATGAGTCCGACTAGATTAGATttatatgtgatcctggaccacaaaaccagtcataagggtcttttTTTAAAAAACGGAGATTTATACATGATATCATCTAATAGCTGAATAAATTAGCTTTCCACTGATATAAGGTTTGTTTGGACAATTATTTGGCCgagacacaactatttgaaaatctggaatctgagggtgaaaaaaacaacaacaaaaacaaaattctaaatactgagaaaatagcctttaaagttttccaaatgatATCCTTAGCTATATACATTTTCGATATATACGGTAGGAAGATATCTTAATGGAACAGGATtgatattctaatgatttttggaataaaagaaaaattgataattttgacccgtacaatgtatttttggctattaatTTGGCTATTACAAATATACACGCGCTGTTTAAAGTTTaataaagcttta
Proteins encoded in this region:
- the LOC132102748 gene encoding cytosolic 5'-nucleotidase 3-like gives rise to the protein MPEFEKSTVHIRDPERVEQIICSLIKGGASKLQIITDFDMTLSKFAVNGKRCPTCHNVIDNCKLVTEECRKKLLQLKDTYYPIEIDPHLTIEEKYPFMVEWYFKSHTLLVEQRLQKDKLPEIVRESDACLREGYEQFFDRLHQYSVPMFIFSAGLGDVLEEIIRQAGVYHTNVKVVSNFMDFDANGVLKGFKGELIHVYNKHDSALRNTEYFKELKHNGNVILLGDSLGDLNMADGVPNVENILKIGFLNDKVEERLENYMDSYDIVLVKDETLEVPNSILQKIL